From Streptomyces sp. NBC_01551:
CCAGGCCCCCGCCCCGCCGGACCCCGCCCCGTGGGGAAGTGGCCTGAGGGGGGGCGACGTCCGTACCGAACCGCCCCGCAGGGAACCGGCAGGGAACCGTACGGAACCGGCCCGGAGCCCGTCAGTCGATGCGCCGCGGCGGCCCCAGCAGCTCCCGCTCCGTCTCGGTGCCCTCCGTCTTCACGAACGTCCGGTCGCGCAGGGTGCACCACAGGGTGACCCCGTCGCCCAATGCCGGCAGTGAATCCGCCGCCGGGTCCGGCAGGTTCATCAGGCGGCCGATCTGGTCCGCCTCGTCCGGGACACCCGCTGGACACCCACCAGCGCCGAGTTCCTCGGCAGCCGCGGCGCCGTCGGGCTCAGGTACGGCAGCAGCGTCAGCACCGATTGCCACAGCGCCGCCGACACCCGGCCGCGCGGGGGCTTCATGCCGCAGTCGCGGATCAACCGTGCCGGGCTGCCCGCCGACGCGCCCCCTGCGGCGGCACCCGCCCCACCTCGTACAGCGTCACGCACGGCTGCCCGTCACCCGCCGCCCGCGCCGGCCCGGACCACACCCCCGCCCGCCCGGTCTCCACCGCGCCCCGCGCACCCGTGGCCGCCGTCCGCAGCGCCAGCACCTGGGCCGTCCACAGCCCGCCGATCAGCGTCACCTCGTACGGCGTCGGCCGGTTCACGCCGAGCACCGCCGGACTGCCCTGCGCGTCCAGGTCCGCCGCCGGGACCGAATGCCGCTCCCGGCGCGGGCCCGGCAAGCCGTATCCGCCCCTCGTCGAGGCCCTCATCGCGTTCCTCCGAGCGGCAGCGAGGCCGGCAGTCCGACCCAGAGCCCGGCAGGCCGCCAAGTTCGGCGTCACTGCGCCCGGTGACCCGGACGTGCCCGGTCAGCGTGACGCCGTGCCGCTCCCCCCGGGCCATCGGCAGGCTGAAGTTCGTCGCCAGCGTCGGCACCGAGGCCATCGGCGCGCCGACCGGCGGGCGCGGGGCGGAGCCCCGGACGGCCGCCCGAGCCCCGAGCGTCCAGCCCGGACCCGAACCCGAACACGCCGACGGGGCGCACCCGAACCGGGCGCGCCCCGTCGGCGTTGCACCACGGGCCGACTACGTCAGGTCGAACTCGCCGTCCCTGGCCCCGAGTACGAACGCCTCCCACTCGGCCGCCGTGTAGCGCAGCACGGTGTCCGGGTCCAGCGAGGACCGCATGGCCACCGCGCCCCCGGGCAGCTTCGCGATCTCGACACGCTCCTCGCTCGGGCTCGTCCCGGGCGGCCCTTCCCACTCCACGCC
This genomic window contains:
- a CDS encoding DUF397 domain-containing protein, whose protein sequence is MGTQQEKDELYALDISGVEWEGPPGTSPSEERVEIAKLPGGAVAMRSSLDPDTVLRYTAAEWEAFVLGARDGEFDLT